One part of the Mariniblastus fucicola genome encodes these proteins:
- a CDS encoding helix-turn-helix domain-containing protein, which translates to MQKKYIVRLSEAERQAAEEIVKRLKGTSQKVRRAQILLQSDADGPNWTDVQIAEAYRCRRQTVENVRQRFVERGFEECLNRKRRDTPPTPKLLDGKQEAKIVAMRLGSPPKGYANWSLRLCWWRSQFTTEFAFGPDDVLYFINLRGLQVGQWTL; encoded by the coding sequence ATGCAGAAGAAGTATATCGTCCGATTGTCGGAAGCCGAACGTCAAGCGGCAGAGGAAATAGTCAAACGTCTCAAGGGCACGAGTCAGAAAGTTCGCCGAGCACAAATCCTTCTTCAGTCGGATGCTGATGGTCCGAACTGGACTGATGTTCAGATCGCCGAGGCGTATCGTTGTCGCCGGCAAACAGTTGAGAATGTTCGTCAGCGATTCGTGGAACGAGGTTTTGAAGAGTGCCTCAATCGCAAGAGACGTGATACACCACCGACTCCGAAGCTTCTCGATGGAAAGCAAGAAGCCAAAATCGTTGCGATGCGTCTGGGCTCACCACCCAAAGGCTACGCCAACTGGTCGTTGCGACTGTGCTGGTGGAGAAGCCAGTTTACGACCGAATTTGCGTTTGGTCCTGACGACGTTCTGTATTTCATTAACCTTCGAGGCTTGCAAGTTGGTCAATGGACGTTGTAG
- a CDS encoding sulfatase, which produces MKAAGIVQHLFTAVWAMIVLVSSPTDNCFAQEKPNILFIAIDDQNDWIGCMDGHPQIKTPHIDGLATQGTLFLNAHCQSPLCNASRTSLMTGLRPSTTGVYGLAPTIRQVQEFSDVVTLPQYLKNNGYTTYMAGKIYHGGYGRQKTHNEFDFVGPPAEVGAKPEKKLVETPSPHPLVDWGTFPHRDEDKGDWEVASWGVETLDAKPKEPFFLSVGFFLPHVPCYVTQKWYDMYPEETLELPPFLAGDRNDTPRFSWYLHWKLPEPRQDFLVESSQWKNLVRSYLASTTFIDAQIGRVLDALERNDYDDNTIIVLWSDHGFHLGEKRITGKNTLWDRSTRVPLIFAGPGMLQGQTCTQPAELLDMYPTLLELCGLPKNEALEGLSLMPQLKDPNTVRERPAITTHNHDNHGIRSENWRYIQYADGSEELYDMQADPNEWTNLIGDSKHDAVIEQHRRWLPNVNQKPAPGSKHRILTFENGDAIWEGTPIEEDDSIPEIANGK; this is translated from the coding sequence ATGAAGGCAGCAGGCATCGTGCAACATTTGTTTACCGCCGTTTGGGCGATGATCGTTTTGGTCTCGTCTCCAACTGACAATTGTTTCGCCCAGGAAAAGCCAAACATCCTGTTCATTGCAATCGATGACCAGAACGATTGGATTGGCTGCATGGACGGCCATCCACAGATCAAGACACCTCACATTGATGGACTTGCGACACAAGGCACACTTTTCCTCAACGCCCACTGTCAATCGCCGCTTTGCAATGCGTCACGAACCAGCTTGATGACTGGCTTGCGGCCTTCGACCACTGGAGTCTACGGACTAGCGCCGACGATTCGCCAGGTGCAAGAATTCAGCGATGTCGTCACATTGCCGCAATACCTGAAGAACAACGGCTATACGACTTACATGGCCGGCAAAATTTATCACGGCGGCTACGGACGACAGAAAACGCACAACGAGTTTGATTTCGTTGGACCGCCCGCCGAAGTTGGTGCCAAACCCGAAAAGAAACTGGTCGAGACACCTTCGCCGCATCCGCTAGTTGACTGGGGAACATTCCCGCATCGCGACGAAGACAAAGGTGACTGGGAAGTTGCGTCATGGGGAGTCGAAACACTCGACGCGAAACCAAAAGAACCGTTTTTTCTGTCGGTCGGTTTTTTCTTGCCGCATGTCCCCTGCTACGTGACCCAAAAATGGTACGACATGTACCCGGAAGAGACGCTTGAGCTTCCGCCGTTTTTGGCTGGTGATCGAAACGATACGCCTCGGTTCTCGTGGTACTTGCATTGGAAACTACCCGAGCCAAGACAGGACTTTCTGGTTGAATCCAGCCAATGGAAAAACCTTGTTCGATCCTATTTGGCCAGCACAACTTTCATTGACGCGCAGATTGGCCGTGTACTCGATGCGCTTGAGCGAAACGACTACGACGACAATACAATCATCGTGCTCTGGTCAGACCACGGATTTCATTTGGGCGAAAAACGGATCACGGGAAAGAACACGTTGTGGGATCGCAGTACCCGAGTCCCGCTAATTTTCGCTGGACCGGGAATGTTGCAAGGTCAAACTTGCACGCAACCTGCCGAATTGCTCGACATGTACCCGACTCTGCTGGAGCTTTGTGGCTTACCGAAAAACGAAGCCTTGGAAGGGCTGAGTTTGATGCCCCAGTTGAAAGATCCAAACACAGTCCGCGAGCGTCCCGCCATTACGACTCACAACCACGACAATCACGGAATCCGCAGCGAAAACTGGCGCTACATCCAGTACGCCGACGGCAGCGAAGAGCTTTACGACATGCAAGCCGACCCCAACGAGTGGACCAATCTCATTGGTGACAGCAAGCACGATGCAGTGATCGAGCAACATCGTAGATGGCTGCCAAACGTGAACCAGAAACCAGCTCCGGGCAGCAAGCATCGTATTTTGACTTTCGAAAACGGCGATGCAATCTGGGAAGGCACGCCGATCGAAGAAGATGACTCGATTCCTGAAATCGCAAATGGCAAGTGA
- a CDS encoding methyltransferase domain-containing protein: MELLSDSELEESDVVANCNMNRERNLRGSNGYERDLRFDPLAFLRDVEAQHDNAKWLDLCCGTGKALIEAAAEVDKESLSIEIIGVDLVGMFDSNESASLTLVEASLSLWQPPPQCKFDLITCVHGLHYIGDKLQLIERSLAWLSPIGTFAANLDRDNLKLENGDDSELIDGLRHAGFSYSALQKLLRSDGIRNVDFALEYLGADPEAGPNYTGQPAVNSWYRKM; the protein is encoded by the coding sequence ATGGAACTCCTTTCCGACAGCGAACTTGAAGAATCAGACGTCGTCGCCAATTGCAATATGAATCGGGAACGAAACCTGCGAGGCAGCAACGGATATGAACGCGATCTGCGATTTGATCCGTTGGCATTTCTGCGTGACGTGGAGGCGCAGCATGACAATGCGAAATGGCTGGATCTATGCTGCGGAACCGGGAAAGCACTGATTGAAGCCGCTGCAGAGGTCGATAAAGAATCGCTGTCGATCGAGATCATCGGCGTCGATCTGGTGGGCATGTTTGACTCGAATGAGTCAGCCTCATTGACTCTGGTTGAAGCATCACTTTCGCTGTGGCAACCGCCGCCGCAGTGCAAGTTCGATCTGATCACTTGCGTGCACGGGCTGCACTACATCGGTGACAAGCTGCAACTGATCGAGCGATCTCTTGCGTGGTTGTCGCCAATCGGGACGTTTGCTGCGAACCTTGATCGCGACAACCTGAAACTGGAAAACGGCGATGACTCCGAGCTGATCGACGGTCTGCGGCATGCGGGATTCAGCTATTCGGCGTTGCAGAAACTGTTGCGTTCTGACGGCATTCGCAACGTTGATTTCGCCCTTGAGTATCTGGGCGCCGATCCAGAAGCTGGGCCCAACTACACGGGTCAGCCCGCTGTCAATTCCTGGTACCGCAAAATGTAA
- a CDS encoding metal-dependent hydrolase family protein, translated as MIRTILVVVALLFLQAVGSAQTVIHAGKLINGKDGKVHDEMTIVIGKGKIAAVEEGYLDPTDDLVTVIDLKDHTVMPGLMDMHTHLMMQHHKKIYSDKFFMNDADFALRSTTYAKKTLLAGFTTVRELGDNGTNSVSLRKAIDNGWIVGPRIFTAGKSLATTGGHADPTNGMKGSFKRDGTPVDGVVNGVDDARKAVRQRYKDGADLIKLTATGGVLSLAVNGQNPQFTKDELEAIVEIAKDYEMTVAVHAHGTEGMKRAVLAGVNSIEHGTYMTPEVMELMKERGTYYVPTLMAGDWVAMKAKEDDYFPAVVRPKAAAIGPVIMKTFAKAHASGVRIAFGTDSGVSPHGENAREFELMVAGGMTPMQAIQSATLEASKLLRIEDRLGTIEKGKLADIVAVKGDPIENISLMKNVAFVMKEGTVFKDE; from the coding sequence ATGATTCGAACCATTCTTGTCGTCGTCGCACTTCTGTTTCTGCAAGCCGTTGGCTCCGCGCAAACCGTGATCCATGCTGGCAAGCTGATCAACGGCAAGGATGGCAAAGTCCACGACGAGATGACGATCGTCATCGGCAAAGGAAAAATCGCGGCGGTCGAAGAAGGCTACCTCGATCCGACCGACGATTTGGTGACCGTGATCGATCTCAAAGACCACACCGTCATGCCCGGTCTGATGGACATGCATACGCACCTGATGATGCAGCATCACAAGAAGATTTACTCTGACAAATTCTTCATGAACGATGCGGACTTTGCACTTCGTTCAACGACCTACGCAAAGAAAACTTTGCTGGCCGGGTTTACAACGGTTCGCGAGCTGGGTGACAACGGCACCAATTCTGTTTCGCTTCGCAAGGCCATCGACAACGGCTGGATTGTCGGTCCACGAATTTTCACAGCGGGTAAATCGCTGGCAACAACTGGCGGTCACGCCGATCCGACCAACGGCATGAAGGGCAGTTTCAAACGCGACGGCACGCCAGTCGATGGAGTCGTCAACGGCGTTGACGATGCTCGCAAAGCAGTTCGTCAGCGGTACAAAGACGGTGCAGATTTGATCAAGCTAACGGCAACCGGTGGCGTGTTGAGTCTGGCAGTTAACGGTCAGAACCCTCAGTTCACCAAAGACGAACTTGAAGCGATTGTCGAGATAGCGAAAGACTATGAGATGACCGTCGCCGTACACGCGCACGGCACCGAAGGCATGAAGCGTGCCGTCCTCGCAGGTGTCAATTCCATCGAACACGGGACTTACATGACGCCCGAAGTGATGGAGTTAATGAAGGAACGCGGGACTTACTACGTGCCGACATTGATGGCCGGTGACTGGGTCGCCATGAAAGCCAAAGAAGACGATTACTTCCCCGCCGTCGTGCGACCGAAAGCCGCTGCGATTGGGCCAGTGATCATGAAGACCTTCGCCAAAGCACACGCGTCCGGTGTGAGAATCGCGTTCGGTACCGATTCGGGCGTTTCGCCGCATGGAGAAAACGCTCGCGAGTTTGAACTGATGGTTGCCGGCGGCATGACGCCGATGCAGGCCATTCAAAGTGCGACGCTGGAGGCGTCAAAATTGCTCCGTATCGAGGACCGTCTGGGAACGATCGAGAAAGGCAAGCTCGCAGATATCGTCGCTGTCAAAGGTGATCCAATTGAAAACATCTCGCTGATGAAAAACGTTGCTTTTGTGATGAAAGAAGGCACGGTTTTCAAAGACGAATAG
- a CDS encoding Hsp70 family protein produces MSSIIGIDLGTTNSLCAVFQDGVPKLIPNVHGKFLTPSVVGITDDGQVTIGDTAKELRITKPDRCVSCFKRWMGTDRKVQLGKRSFTATELSSLVLLSLKSDAESHLNQKITEAVITVPAYFNENQRLSTKQAGEMIGLKVRRIINEPTAAALTYGFHDRQAEKHLMVIDLGGGTFDVTLMEIFEGTLEIISTAGESQLGGEDFTDRLVSVVLQQENLQLETAEMKYPLRTARLRQECETAKRDLAKNEKVKIRVPDDSGKYNDSKSLSLTRESFSKICRKLVDRLRSPISKALRDGDRNPDEIDDIILVGGSTRMVLLNELVKEYFDREPQMDFNPDEVVALGAAVQAALIADDRAVEDMVMTDVCPFTLGVEVVKQFGHQVVDGFFQPVINRNTTIPVSREEVFSTVAPNQTEVKLRVFQGEGRKVKDNLELGELQIEGIPPGPPGQPVNVRFTYDINGLLEVEAIIPESGQRFRVVLTNHCSSMSDAEVRRAVADLEKIKFYPRDELRNQRLVLFCERMVGEVSPLHRDQLEAAIDQFEHAMAASDVKLFEATRSQLLQTLSFLDIEYSDEDDSVG; encoded by the coding sequence ATGTCATCGATAATCGGAATCGATCTGGGAACTACAAATTCGCTATGTGCAGTATTTCAGGATGGCGTTCCCAAACTAATCCCAAATGTTCATGGGAAATTCTTGACGCCCTCGGTCGTCGGAATCACTGATGATGGCCAGGTAACGATCGGCGATACCGCGAAAGAACTGCGAATCACGAAACCGGATCGTTGCGTTTCGTGTTTTAAACGCTGGATGGGGACGGACCGCAAAGTCCAATTGGGAAAGCGATCCTTTACCGCAACTGAACTTTCAAGCCTGGTCTTGCTGTCGTTAAAGTCCGACGCGGAATCACACCTGAACCAGAAAATCACCGAAGCGGTCATCACGGTCCCGGCCTACTTCAACGAGAACCAGCGACTGAGCACGAAACAGGCTGGGGAGATGATTGGCCTGAAGGTTCGACGCATCATCAACGAACCCACCGCAGCCGCACTGACTTACGGCTTTCATGACCGACAAGCTGAAAAGCACTTGATGGTGATCGATCTTGGCGGCGGCACCTTTGATGTGACGCTGATGGAAATTTTTGAGGGCACGCTGGAGATCATTTCAACCGCGGGTGAAAGTCAGCTTGGTGGTGAAGACTTTACCGATCGGCTGGTGTCGGTTGTTTTACAGCAGGAAAATTTGCAGCTGGAAACGGCTGAGATGAAATACCCGTTGCGGACGGCTCGGCTGCGACAGGAATGCGAAACAGCCAAACGGGATCTGGCAAAGAACGAAAAAGTAAAGATTCGCGTTCCAGACGATAGCGGAAAATACAACGACTCAAAATCATTGTCTCTGACTCGCGAATCGTTCAGCAAGATCTGCCGCAAACTGGTCGACCGGCTCAGGAGCCCCATCTCCAAAGCGCTTCGCGATGGCGACCGCAACCCGGACGAAATCGACGACATCATTTTGGTCGGTGGATCAACTCGGATGGTTCTGTTGAACGAACTGGTGAAAGAATACTTCGACCGCGAACCTCAGATGGACTTCAACCCGGACGAAGTCGTCGCTCTTGGCGCCGCGGTTCAGGCGGCTTTGATTGCTGACGATCGGGCTGTCGAAGACATGGTGATGACCGACGTTTGTCCTTTCACCTTGGGCGTTGAAGTCGTCAAACAGTTTGGCCATCAGGTTGTCGACGGATTCTTTCAACCTGTCATCAACCGCAACACAACGATCCCAGTTTCCAGAGAGGAAGTCTTTTCGACCGTCGCTCCAAACCAAACGGAAGTGAAACTTCGCGTATTTCAAGGTGAAGGGCGCAAGGTCAAAGACAATCTGGAACTCGGCGAACTTCAGATCGAAGGAATTCCGCCCGGCCCGCCGGGCCAACCCGTGAACGTTCGATTCACCTACGACATCAATGGGCTGCTGGAAGTCGAAGCCATCATTCCTGAATCAGGCCAACGATTCAGAGTCGTGCTGACGAACCACTGTAGTTCGATGTCGGACGCGGAAGTCCGACGAGCCGTTGCGGACCTTGAGAAGATAAAATTTTACCCTCGTGACGAACTGCGAAATCAAAGGCTGGTTCTGTTTTGTGAACGAATGGTCGGAGAAGTCAGCCCATTGCATCGCGATCAACTGGAAGCAGCCATCGACCAGTTCGAACATGCGATGGCGGCCAGCGACGTGAAGCTGTTCGAAGCGACGCGTTCGCAACTGCTTCAAACGTTGTCGTTTTTGGATATCGAGTATTCCGACGAGGACGATTCCGTTGGCTAA
- a CDS encoding J domain-containing protein encodes MSTDVDWSLLPYRAKEFFGLPKEFDRKTLKRAYNKLIRQYKPEKFPDEFKKIRAAFEMLEDELRYGKSSISPVSSFQEYVWQPPEESKASAASVQTAPRKAAIERLKSESPAAIYRDFKSQSNRSPYDFFVLATLSDIVTEDPTLYFKWLLTGLQEHPNDPGLVSLIQHFFHQDLDENFLRSALMTTSKVITSDRFYFVTEKGWQRLLRISEFAPFKSTLARCESNLKDHRNDNQIVFYAELLKAAIWRADPAWVQEKFALLEGNAGRLGPRLEYELEVLDHLSAYQATSSEFTRGCPTRTALHQAIVDYYSLDEQEGDAKVIECQNQLGTDAQALIQTFDDDEELAGSSFMLLWFAINEDVSQRHGFKTNAKFRSRKHKQDYMKRLYSLIEDLDETWHLSTRHVLTYYALVCGSYLLMIVTPFILLASWLSIGGVMAACVVLAVLGVIANKVWIFPRTIKPRFDRHIDKTIRKSYQEHWRGRFVQFFEATGSNMNQLVRVMAHMMTDDDNFRGATTWLPEMLHNDMGLLIYSMSVPYRR; translated from the coding sequence ATGAGTACTGATGTTGACTGGTCGTTGCTACCATACCGTGCGAAAGAGTTCTTTGGTCTGCCGAAAGAGTTTGACCGAAAGACTTTAAAGCGTGCTTACAACAAATTGATCCGGCAATATAAACCGGAAAAGTTTCCTGACGAATTCAAGAAGATTCGAGCCGCCTTTGAGATGCTCGAAGACGAGCTGCGCTATGGCAAATCATCCATTTCGCCAGTTTCGAGTTTTCAGGAATACGTTTGGCAACCGCCAGAGGAGTCCAAGGCTTCCGCCGCTTCGGTGCAAACGGCTCCGAGGAAAGCGGCGATCGAGAGACTGAAATCTGAATCTCCTGCAGCGATTTACAGGGACTTCAAATCACAGAGCAACCGTAGCCCTTATGACTTTTTCGTATTGGCTACGCTTTCCGACATCGTGACGGAAGATCCAACGCTGTATTTCAAATGGTTGTTGACTGGTTTGCAGGAACATCCGAACGACCCGGGGTTGGTTTCTCTGATTCAGCATTTCTTCCATCAGGACTTGGACGAAAATTTCCTGAGATCGGCTTTGATGACGACGTCGAAAGTGATCACCAGCGATCGATTTTATTTCGTAACCGAGAAAGGCTGGCAGCGACTGTTGAGGATCAGCGAATTTGCTCCATTCAAATCAACCTTGGCGCGGTGTGAGTCCAACCTGAAAGATCATCGCAACGACAACCAGATTGTGTTTTATGCGGAATTGCTCAAGGCCGCGATTTGGAGAGCAGATCCAGCTTGGGTGCAGGAGAAATTTGCGTTGCTTGAAGGAAACGCTGGGCGACTCGGACCGCGGTTGGAATACGAGCTGGAGGTCCTCGACCACTTGAGCGCCTATCAAGCCACATCAAGCGAATTCACTCGCGGCTGCCCAACTCGGACTGCACTTCACCAAGCGATCGTGGATTACTACTCCCTTGATGAGCAAGAAGGCGATGCGAAGGTCATCGAATGTCAAAACCAATTGGGAACCGACGCACAGGCCCTGATTCAGACATTCGATGACGACGAAGAATTGGCAGGCTCATCTTTCATGTTGCTCTGGTTCGCAATCAACGAAGATGTTTCGCAGCGACACGGATTCAAGACGAACGCCAAATTCCGATCTCGAAAGCATAAACAGGACTACATGAAACGGCTGTACAGTCTGATCGAAGACCTGGATGAGACCTGGCATCTTTCAACGCGCCATGTGCTGACCTATTACGCGCTGGTTTGCGGTTCCTATTTGCTGATGATCGTCACACCATTTATTCTGCTGGCTTCATGGCTGTCGATTGGTGGCGTGATGGCAGCTTGCGTTGTGTTGGCCGTCCTGGGCGTGATCGCGAACAAGGTTTGGATTTTCCCACGAACCATAAAGCCTCGGTTTGACCGTCATATCGACAAGACGATTCGCAAGAGCTACCAGGAACACTGGCGAGGCCGATTTGTACAGTTCTTTGAAGCAACAGGTTCCAACATGAACCAACTGGTTCGCGTCATGGCACACATGATGACGGACGACGACAACTTTCGCGGAGCAACGACATGGCTTCCGGAAATGCTTCACAACGACATGGGCCTGTTGATCTATTCGATGTCAGTTCCCTATCGAAGGTAA
- a CDS encoding bis(5'-nucleosyl)-tetraphosphatase codes for MYKFSWHFGAKRITAVEKVKSCGFLIYRTQPQRSILLMKHPKRWDLPKGHVDEGESNLQCALRELQEETGIEERHLKIEDGFKFKERYIVQNKKTKKKKKLVIYLAELLEDVEIVPTEHEGYEWVEWNPPHSIQERTIDPLLAEVESWWQGKSQGDVVDAAST; via the coding sequence GTGTATAAATTTTCATGGCATTTTGGCGCAAAAAGGATTACCGCAGTGGAAAAAGTCAAATCGTGTGGCTTCTTAATCTATCGGACGCAACCACAACGTTCAATTCTACTGATGAAGCATCCCAAACGCTGGGACCTTCCCAAGGGACACGTTGATGAGGGAGAGTCCAATCTGCAGTGTGCGTTGCGAGAGCTGCAGGAAGAAACCGGAATCGAAGAACGGCATCTAAAGATCGAAGATGGATTCAAGTTCAAGGAACGCTACATTGTCCAAAACAAGAAGACAAAGAAGAAAAAGAAACTGGTTATCTACCTCGCAGAGTTGTTGGAAGACGTCGAGATTGTTCCGACGGAACACGAAGGCTACGAGTGGGTTGAGTGGAATCCTCCACATTCGATTCAGGAAAGAACAATTGATCCTTTGTTAGCCGAAGTTGAATCCTGGTGGCAAGGAAAAAGCCAGGGCGATGTTGTCGATGCGGCTTCAACTTGA
- a CDS encoding cob(I)yrinic acid a,c-diamide adenosyltransferase, which yields MKIYTRNGDKGETGLLGGVRVPKSNLVIEVCGTIDECNCLIGCSITAWKHSDLGSPADSNDGTDLESVLAKIQSELFDLGSRVAAALSLNPQTQPVLADEQSSVQLEKWIDQFDGQLPALQTFILPGGSPVGSQLHLARTVCRRAERRLVSLIESQTDRDLSTDLVYLNRLGDLLFVMARYANQIGGSVETPWTAST from the coding sequence ATGAAAATTTATACACGTAATGGCGACAAAGGGGAAACCGGACTGCTGGGCGGCGTTCGAGTTCCCAAGTCGAATTTGGTGATCGAAGTTTGCGGAACCATCGACGAATGCAACTGTCTGATTGGCTGTTCGATAACGGCATGGAAACATTCAGATCTGGGCTCGCCGGCTGATTCCAATGACGGCACCGATTTGGAATCGGTTCTGGCGAAAATTCAAAGTGAACTGTTCGACCTCGGCAGTCGCGTCGCTGCGGCTCTGTCACTGAACCCCCAAACCCAACCTGTTCTAGCGGACGAACAGAGCTCGGTTCAACTTGAAAAGTGGATTGACCAGTTTGATGGTCAACTTCCCGCTTTGCAGACCTTCATTTTGCCCGGTGGTTCGCCGGTCGGATCTCAGTTGCACCTTGCTCGCACCGTTTGTCGTCGCGCCGAACGGAGGCTGGTTTCGCTAATCGAGTCTCAAACCGATCGGGATCTGTCCACTGATCTGGTCTACCTGAACCGACTTGGTGACCTGTTGTTTGTGATGGCCCGATACGCCAACCAGATCGGCGGAAGCGTCGAAACACCCTGGACGGCATCCACCTAA
- a CDS encoding P-II family nitrogen regulator: MKKIEAIIRHFKLDEIKTSLNEAGVEGMTITEVKGYGRQKGHTEMYRGNEYAIDFVPKVKVEVVVAEANLKGVVDTIMSKAQTGQMGDGKIFVSDLSEVIRIRTGETGEDAI, encoded by the coding sequence ATGAAGAAAATTGAAGCGATTATTCGTCACTTCAAACTGGACGAAATCAAGACTTCACTTAACGAAGCCGGCGTCGAGGGAATGACGATCACAGAAGTCAAAGGTTATGGCCGTCAGAAAGGTCACACCGAAATGTATCGCGGTAACGAGTACGCGATCGACTTTGTGCCGAAAGTGAAAGTCGAAGTAGTGGTTGCAGAAGCAAACCTCAAAGGAGTCGTGGACACCATCATGTCCAAGGCTCAAACAGGCCAAATGGGCGACGGCAAAATCTTCGTTTCCGATCTCTCGGAAGTCATCCGTATTCGCACCGGCGAGACGGGCGAAGACGCGATCTAG